A region of the Candidatus Zixiibacteriota bacterium genome:
GCTGAAATCAACGTGATGCTGGGTCGTTAACTGGGTCGGGCAACCGACCATTGACGGAGGCAGGTTCGGCGGCTGCTCGACTATAATCGAGAGCGGAGTAAACCTGGCCGGATAGTCGAACGCCCAGTCAAACGCGTTGTCAGACGGGGCAACCGAGTCAACGGTGATAGTTCCAGCTGAAGCCGTGTAATGCAGTTCATAGAAGGCAGTCGGACCGAGGTTGCCAGGCAGACCGGCGGTGCCGGCGAAAGCATGGCCCATGGTGTCCGGCATGGTGCCGTTCATGTTCTGCAACCAGGCAAACGGCCAATCGGCAGCGCCGCCGCCGAAGGTATTCCAGTAGATGCTGGGGAACTGGAAGCCGTTTTTCATCACAACATTGTCATAGGGGGCAGGAAGGGCGCCGGCGACTCCGGGAATCTTGGCCAGGGGACCATCGACCCGGACTACAAAGGCGCCGCCCAAAAGCTCAGTGCCACCCACGTTGTCGTAGTGCCATACTATCTCAATGAACATCGGACCGGGAATGACTTTGTCAGTACCGGCATCGTCCCATAGAAAAGTAGCGGGAACCTGCGCCGAGATAGACAGCGACGGCTGAGCGGAAATCTGCCCAAAAGAAAGAAGCATTAAGGATAGGACAAGTAAAAACAAATTGCGTTTCATCTTGTGCTCCTATTTTGTTTCGTTAACATCATTCATCATTTAGGTCTCTTTCGAGCCTTTCCCCCCTCGGGAATCCGAAATCGGTTTTTCATCCGGCGAGAGCCACCAGGCCGTCCGAATACCTTACTTCGGTTAAGTCAGGAAGACCTATGTTGGTTTCTTTCCTTTGAGCGCGTGTTTTCAAAATTACCTCTTAAAGTGTCACCTCCTTTCTTTTCTCATGTGGATTTTAGAATTCTCTATTTCCAAACATGTCTCTTCAGGTTTGATTTATATTAAGTTTCCACAAAAATCATATTAAGTCACCCTAACTGCACCTGGGGTCCGGTCCTCCCTTGTAGAGATAGGCAATAAGGTATGTGGCATCGAGAATATTAATAGGCCAGGTGCCGTTGGCGTTTGCCAGCGACAAGACCGGCGGCGTTGGACCCCCTTTGTACAGGTAAGCAATCAGGTAGGTAACATCCAGTATATTCACCACGCCGTTGTTGTTCACATCGCCGCATTTGCCCCGCAAAACGGTAAGAGAGCCATCATCCAGATAAACCTTGGAGGTATCGAGCCGCCCCACCAGGACATCGCGGAACGACATAGAATCATAAGGAGCCTCCGGCACCACTTCCCATAGCAGGCAGATAGTATTCTGCGGCGGGTTAGCCCAGTCCTGGCAACGCCAGAGAACGGTGTCGGTCACGGTGTCGGTATAGACCCCGATTAAGTCCCCCTTCTGGTCGGTAAAAGCAAAGTTGTCGAGATTGTTGGCTTGAATCATTATTCTCACCGTCCGGTCGGTATCACCGCTCGGCACCGGAAGAATATCGGCCAGCAACTTTATGAGAGGGGTGGTTCCATACTGAGGACCGATACCGCGCTTATAAGGAGGCGGTATGGTATTGGCTTGCGCCGTAATTTTTATGTCGAATCCCTGCCCTCCCAGCGAACGGGTCTGAATATATTCCCAGCCGCGGGTCAAGGTCCCCACCGTGTCGTAATTGCCGGTAAAGACCTCGGTCGTGTCAATTTTCATCCAGTCCCAGCCGGGAATAAAAGTGGAATCGATGCAGGAATCAGCCTGATACTGGTCACAGCGGTAGTAGCCGTACTGCATTATCGAGTCAATGCAGGTGTTGCCGGAGTACTGGGTGCAGACCCAGTAAAG
Encoded here:
- a CDS encoding dockerin type I repeat-containing protein, producing the protein MSFSPKFFRQGFVLAAMLAIVMLAAPMTATAQFYDLEVQVGDTVGYPATLNSAISVYMKNYSDTVAGFELWLMLDRPDRIIFQTNLDTVIDTTRWRCIQYSGPNCIDSVVASLYWVCTQYSGNTCIDSIMQYGYYRCDQYQADSCIDSTFIPGWDWMKIDTTEVFTGNYDTVGTLTRGWEYIQTRSLGGQGFDIKITAQANTIPPPYKRGIGPQYGTTPLIKLLADILPVPSGDTDRTVRIMIQANNLDNFAFTDQKGDLIGVYTDTVTDTVLWRCQDWANPPQNTICLLWEVVPEAPYDSMSFRDVLVGRLDTSKVYLDDGSLTVLRGKCGDVNNNGVVNILDVTYLIAYLYKGGPTPPVLSLANANGTWPINILDATYLIAYLYKGGPDPRCS